The following coding sequences are from one Dermacentor silvarum isolate Dsil-2018 chromosome 4, BIME_Dsil_1.4, whole genome shotgun sequence window:
- the LOC119450067 gene encoding chromatin accessibility complex protein 1, protein MEAGTTHRTGFPVSRVRMIMRSSPEVSCIGQDAVQITTKAAEKFVVFLAREALKHSKDHRTIEYSDLAAVIDAQERLNFLNDIVPQKIKYKDYLRLVKEAESKELLKEKQAEV, encoded by the exons ATGGAAGCGGGCACGACGCACCGGACTGGTTTCCCTGTGTCCAGGGTGCGTATGATCATGCGGAGTTCACCGGAGGTGTCGTGCATTGGTCAGGACGCCGTGCAGATCACCACAAAAGCAGCG GAAAAATTCGTCGTGTTCTTGGCACGAGAGGCCCTCAAGCACAGCAAGGATCACAGGACGATTGAGTATTCTGACTTGGCGGCCGTCATAGATGCTCAAGAGCGTCTGAATTTTCTGAATG ATATCGTCCCACAGAAGATCAAGTACAAGGACTACCTGCGGCTTGTAAAAGAAGcagagtccaaagaactgttgaaGGAGAAGCAAGCCGAGGTGTAA
- the LOC119450068 gene encoding translation initiation factor eIF-2B subunit alpha-like, whose translation MEENLQHVISDICTAKCSITCVRSACELFVRFATLTALDGTIDECKKNMSTRGRTFLEKMRAARSKIAALAAPFVQDRSTILTHSFSRVVRDTLFAAAEDHKHFTVYVTESAPDYTGRQLYEALEERGISVTLIVDSAVGYILEKVDMVLLGAEGVVESGGIINKIGTYTMAMCAKEKNIPIYVLAESFKFARKYPLNQKDLPDEQKYPSDKRNGKTDLSKEHPMIDYTPPAYITLLFTDLGILTPSAVSDELIKLYL comes from the coding sequence ATGGAAGAAAACCTTCAGCATGTTATCAGTGACATTTGTACTGCGAAGTGTTCGATCACGTGCGTCAGGTCTGCGTGCGAGTTGTTTGTGCGTTTTGCTACGCTCACCGCGCTCGATGGCACCATTGACGAATGCAAGAAAAACATGTCCACTCGAGGCCGAACTTTCTTGGAGAAGATGCGCGCGGCACGCTCCAAAATTGCGGCGCTAGCGGCCCCTTTTGTCCAGGACCGCTCTACGATCCTGACGCATTCCTTCTCACGTGTCGTGCGTGACACGCTGTTCGCTGCGGCAGAGGACCACAAGCACTTCACTGTGTACGTGACCGAATCAGCGCCCGACTACACTGGCCGGCAGTTATACGAGGCACTTGAGGAGAGAGGCATCAGTGTGACGCTGATTGTCGACTCTGCGGTCGGCTACATTCTGGAAAAAGTGGACATGGTCCTTCTGGGAGCAGAGGGCGTTGTTGAAAGCGGCGGTATCATCAACAAAATTGGCACCTACACGATGGCCATGTGTGCCAAGGAAAAGAACATCCCCATTTACGTGCTCGCCGAGAGCTTCAAGTTTGCCAGAAAGTATCCTTTGAACCAGAAGGATCTGCCTGATGAGCAGAAGTACCCGTCGGACAAGCGTAACGGCAAGACTGATCTTTCCAAGGAGCATCCCATGATTGACTACACGCCACCTGCGTACATCACTCTGCTGTTCACGGACCTTGGAATTTTAACACCGTCAGCGGTTAGCGATGAACTTATAAAGTTGTATTTGTGA